Part of the Deltaproteobacteria bacterium genome, GATGGATAATCTCGGTTTGTCGTTGACCCATCAGGGCGAGCATGCGGATTATGTGTGAGGCGGTTTTCTAAACCCTCTCCCTTTGGGAGAGGGCAGGGCGACCGCCGGTCGCCCCTACAAGAGCCCTCATCTCAGTCCTCTCCCAGAGGGAGAGGAAGTTGGAAAGTACAATATTCAATTCCGATGATGATATCGAAGGCGTTGTAATGATTCGTTTCATTGCGCTGTTGCTGTTGTCGATTATCGCATTGCCGCTTGATGCCAAAACGGCGGAAGTCGATTTGGCGCGCAAGGAAGGCGAGGTCGTGCTTTACACCACCATGGTGTTGTCCGACTTCCAAGTGTTTCAGCGGGCGATCGCCAAGAGATATCCTTTTCTCAAGGTCAACCATGTGCGGCTGGGCGCGGCGACGTTGGCGGTGCGCGCCATCGCCGAGTTTCGCGCCGGCAAGCAGTTGACCGATGTCTTCGGCCATACTCCCGATTCGATGAATTACCTGCGGGACATCGGCCTCCTGGCGCAGTACGTCAGTCCCGAGGTTAAGTTTCTCCATCAAGGTTATATGGATCCCAAAGGTTTTTGGACCGGTATCAACACCGATATTTTGGTTACCGGCGTCAACACGACGCAGATGTCGCTGGCCAAGGCACCGCGTAGCTACGCCGACTACTTGAAACCGGAGTACAAAGGAAAAATCGCTTTTCACATCGGTACGAATAATCCGCTCATCGGCATGACCGAGCTGCGCGGCGAAGAGAAAGCGCTGGCGTTCATGCGCGCCTTCGCCAAGCAGGGGCTGATCGCGCACAACGGCTATACGAAAATATCCCAGCTGCTCGCCGCCGGGGAATTTCCCATCGTCGCGTTCATGCAGGTGACCAAGCTGGAAAAAATTCGCGAGCGCGGCGGCCCAGTCGACTGGCTGACCCTCGATCCATCTTTCGCCACGGTGTCGTCGGTGGCGATCGCCAAAAACGCGCCCCATCCCAACGCGGCTCGGCTGCTGGTGGATTTCTACTTGTCTGAAGAGGGGCAGAAGGCGCTGCGCGAGATCGATAAAATTCCCTTGCGCAAGGGCGTCGAGGCCGACTCGAAACGGGTCGCCGAGTTGGTCGAGCGCACGCCCCATGTGATTAAATATGAAGGCGACGCCGGCAAGCAGATAAAACTATTCAATGAAATATTTTTGGGACGGTGAAACGGCAAGGGCGACCGCCGGCCGCCCTTGCAAGAGCCCTCACCTCGATCCTCTCCCAGAGGGCGAGGAAGTAAGAGGCTCGACGCTACCTTGGAGTAAACGATGGAAGTGAAATTCGGACTTTTCAGTTGTGATTCCCACGCGCAGTTGGACCGCGACGCGTGGACCAAGAGATTGTCCAAGGCGAAGTGGGGCGAGCGGATTCCGCAGATCGTCGAAGTCGACGAGGCCGGCAAGAAGGTCGATCGTTGGATGGTCAACGGCAAAGTGCGTAGCGAGTGGGTGTGCAACTGTCCGGCGGCGATGGAGGGCGGCGTGGCGCGCGGTTATTACCCGAAGCGCTGGGAGGAAGTCCCGAAGATTGTTTACGATCCGACGGAACGGTTGAAAGCTTTGGACGACGATCGCGTCGACGGCGAAGTGCTCTATCCCAACGGTCCGGTGTCGAACTTCGCTTTTTTACAGGCCGATGCCGAGTTCGAACTAACTTGCGTGCAGGCGTACAACGACGCCCTCGCCGAGTGGCGCCAAGTGAGCGACCGCTATGTGCCGGTGGCGATCATTCCTTATATGAGCGACATCGACGTTGTCGTCGCCGAAGTCGAGCGCGCGGTCAAGCTCGGCCATCGCGGTGTGGTTATGCTGGCCGAGCCGGCGTTTACGAAAAAAGGTTTAAGGCGCATGAACGATCCGTTTTGGGAGCCGCTGTGGGCGTGCTGCGCCGACTTGGGCGTGCCGATGCATTGGCATGGCTCTTCCGGTTTGGTCGAGCAGTTGTCGCTGCCGAAATGGGACGGCTTCACCAAAAAAGAATTTCACACCGTCTCGACTTCGCGTTTATGCGCGACGCCGGCGCAGTTGATTCCCAATTTAATTTTCTCCGGCATTCTCGACCGTCATCCGCGCCTCAACTGGGCCTGCGCCGAAACCGGTTTCGGCTGGGTGAGCTACGTGCTCGAAGCCAGCGATCACGAGTGGGAGCAGCGCCAGCTGTGGAAGGAAGGGATCAAAACCAAACCGAGTGAAGTGTTTCGCCGGCAAATCTACGTCGACTTCTGGTACGAGAAGGCCGGCATCGAACTGCGCGAGCTGGTCGGCGTCGACAACATCATGTGGGAGTCGGACTATCCGCATATCGCCGCGACTTATCCAAAATCATGGAGCTTCGTCGAAGCGTCGCTGGTCGGCGTGCCGGAAGATGAGCGGAAGAAAATGTGCTATGGCAATGCGCTACGGTTGTACGGGCTGGTTTGAGCAGCCTCGTTCTTGGTCGTCATGCCGGTGAAAACCGGCATCCAGGTTGTGGTTGTGCGGCACGCTTGAATGCTGGATACCGGCCTTCGCCGGTATGACAGATAGGAAGACAGAAATCGTTTTTCGATGAAAGCATAATTTACATGACAACAACGAATTCATTCATCAGCGTCGACGAACATGTGCAGGAACATCTCGATGTTTGGACCAAGCGATTGTCTTCGGCAAAGTGGGGTAAGCGCATCCCGCATGTCGAGGAAAATTCCAACGGCGTCGAGCGCTGGTTTGTTGATGGCCGCGAAGTTCCGCTCAACGGCGTCGCCGATTGCGGCGCGGCGATGGCCGAGCGGACGAACAATCCACAGCGTTGGTCCGAAGTCCCCTCGGTCGTTTACGATCCTAAAGAGCGCTTGAAAGCGATGGACGCGGCGGGCATCGATCATGCCGTGCTCTATCCGACCATCGCTGGTGTCGGCGGGCAAACTTTTGGGTGCATCGAAGATTCAGAATTAGAACTGGCCTGCGTGCAAGCCTACAACGACTGGGTGATTGAAGAGTGGGCGAGGGTGAGCCCGCGGTTCATTCCACAGTGCATCGTGCCGCTGTTTCCAGCTGATGCCGCGGTGCGCGAGATTCGCCGCTGTGTGGCTAACGGTCACCGCGGCGTGATCTATCCGTCGATCCCGATGGAGCTGCGCGCCGTGCCGCATATCAACGACGCGGCTTACGATCCGATTTGGGCGGTGTGTCAGGAACTCAACGTGCCGATCTGTTTTCACGCCGGCGCGTCGAGCAAGATTCAGATTCCGGCTTACGAAGGCTATTCGCCGACTCTCGCCGCCGCGGTGCAGTCGATCACGCGGCCGGCGAGCTCGGTGTCGGTGTTGGTCAACTTGCTGATTTCGAAAATCCTCATGCGCTTTCCAAGTCTCAAAGTCGTGCTCGCCGAGAGCGGCCTCGGTTGGGGCGCTTATTTGCTGGAGTACACCGACTTTCAAGCCACCGGCGATCAGTTGCCGCAGAACGGTTACGAACTGATGCCGTCGGCGCTGTTCAAGCGGCAGTGCTATCTGGTCGGTTGGTACGATCGCGCCAGTTTGCGCGTGCGCGATTACATCGGCACGGAAAATATTCTCTGGTCGAGCCAGTTTCCCCAGGCGACTTCGACTTGGCCCAACACGCAAGCGGCGCTGGCGAAAAGTTTTGACGGTGTGAGCGAGAGCGATAAACGTAAGATACTTTGGCACAACGCAGCCAAGCTGTATAAGATCGAACGCACCGGCTAGACCGTTTTGTCCTCTCTCCCCTTGCGGGAGAGAGTTAGAGTGAGGGGTGTTTTCGATCCGGCACCCTCACCTCAATCCTCTCCCGTCGAGGGAGAGGATGTAAGATTGAAGATTCGCAAGGTTGAGATGCTCAGTTCTATTTTTCCAACGAACTAGCGAGAGAAAAGCTGTAGAGGATAGTTTAATGTCCCATTGGCCGAAAATACGCCCGACTATCGATGAGATGGTCAACCAACAGTTCGATACCCCTGAGTTCAAGAAACTCTTTGCGGTAACGCTCACCCCCGGGCGGGTCGCCATCTATCAGAACCACATGACCTTCTACGCCAACAATCGGCGCGACTGCTGGGCGTTCGTCGCCGGTAAAGCGCCCCTCGACGTCAAGCGCGCGATCTGGGCGCACGAGAAAGACGAGCTGATTCACGACGAGCGCATGGGGCGCGCCCATGTGACCGAGGATGATTTGCAAGCGGGCGATGAATCTATGCTCAATCCCGGCGCTAAAGCTGCTTACTATGTTTGGCTTTACTGCACGCGCGACAAACCGTGGCTCGAAGGGTTGATTTATTCGCATATTCTCGAGCGGCGCAACAACAACGCGATTGTCAAAGGCGGCGGCTTGGTCGAGCGCTGGAAGCGCAAGCAGCGGGCGGAAATGGGAAACAAGACAGCGGACAAAGATTTTCAAACCGAAGTGCATGCGGTCGCCGACGAAGATCATTCGGATATCTTCGAGCCGATTTTTCAACGCTACGTCGACAGCGAAGCGGCTGCGCAAGCGGTGCTGGCGGCGACGCGGGACGGCTTGGTGATCGATCGCGCGTTGCGCGGCGCCCTGGCGGATGCGATGTTGGCGGTGGAGTGAATTGAATATTTATTAGATGTATTTGAGCCGGCGTGAAACTTAGCACCCCTACTCTAACTCTCCTCCGTCGAGGGGGAGAGAATCGGATTCGCAGGCCGCGGTAAAGTCGGCGCTGTAGACTATGGAGTGTGTGAATGTCCAGTAACAATGAAACCTATGACATGCTGCTCAAGCTGGTGAAGACGCGCCACAGCGTGCGCAAGTTCAAAGCCGATCCGATTCCTGAAGATACCATTAACAAGATTCTCGAAGTCGCCCGCTGGGCGATGTCGGGGGCCAACTCGCAGCCCTGGGAGTTCATCGTCGTCACCGATCCCAAAACTAAAAAAGAGCTACGCGACGCTTACTCGGAATACAACACGGATCTTATTTTCTGGATGGAGCAGCAGCGCGAGTACAGCTTGCGCCATCCTTCCTATCAAGTGAAAAACGACCCGCATGAATCGCTGCGCTTCAACAAAGCCAAGGCCAATTGGCATGAAGCGCCGGCGGTCATCGTCGTGTTGGGCGATGGCCGGCGCCAATGGGGCACGGTGATGGGCGCGCATACTTTTGGCCGCGATCAATCGCACTTGACCGACGGCTTGGCGAATGCTTCTTTCTTGCTCCATCTCGCCATCGCGTCGCTCGGCTTAACTTCCGAATGGGTGTCGATTCACATCGAGGAGCCGCACAAACGCATTCTCGGCGTGCCGGACCTGCTAAAACTTTATCTGATCATACCGATCGGCTACCCAGACGTTTCTAGCCGAGGCGAAGGCGTGCGCCGGCCGCTTGAGGATATGGTCCACCGCGAGCGCTACGACATGAGCAAGTACATGTCCAATGAGGATGTGATCAAGTATCTCTACTCGCTGCGTGAAGCGACGGTGCCGATCCACTCGGCGTCGCGCTCGGTTAAGGCGGACGAGAAAACCTAACCAAACATAAATGAAAAAAAGATGACTCGCGCAAAGATCCAAAGGGCATCAAGACAAAAATTCGAAGCACGAAATTCGAAATCCGAAACAAATTCAAATGACCAAAAAACTAAATGTTACAAACAACCCTGATTCGGATTCCTCGTTTTGGATTTTCCACATTTTGGATTATTTTGGCCGCGTTTGTTTCGGATTTCGGATTTCGTGCTTCGGATTTATTTCGCAGGCGTACCGGCGCAGTAAATTTGTTTAAGTCGTTCTGTTTATCATGTCAAAGGTAAGAATCTAAATGGCCCTGTCCCCCGTCAATCCGATCACCGTCGAGGTCGTGCGCAACGGCTTGGCGCATATCGCCAACGAGATGGCCACCGTGCTGCGCAAGACTTCCTACAACATGATGATCTACGAGGTGCGCGACTACTGCGTCGGCATCGTCGATCCCGATGGTAATATCTTGTCGCAAAATTTCGGCGCGCTGCCGATCTTTCTCGCCGATCTCGGCCCGGCCATCGTCGACGGCGTGCGCATGCATGGGCGGGACGGTTTCCGGCCGGGCGACGTGCTGCTGATGAATCATCCCTACGTCTGCGGCCAGCACTTAAACAATGTCGTGGTCTACACGCCGTTCTTTCATGACGGCGAGCTGGTGGCGTTTCTCGCCGTGCGCGCCCATTGGATCGACATCGGTGGCCGGCCCATGGGGTTCGGATTCAGCGGCACGCGGGAAGTTTATGAAGAAGGGTTGCAGTTTCGTTCGCTGAAACTTTATCGCGGCGAGCAGCTCAATCAGGAAATTTTTCAGATCATCACCGACAACGTGCGTTTCGCCGAATCTTCCCTGGGCGATCTGCGCGCGCAGATCGCCGCCTGCCGGGTCGGCGACCGCGGCCTCGGTGGACTGGTGAGCCGTTACCGTTTAAATTCATTCTTGCAATGCGTGCGGAAAATCTGGCAGCAGTCCGAAGCTTTGGCGCGCGAGCAAGTAGCGCGGATCAAGCCGGGCAGCTATGCAGCCGAGGCGTTGTTCGATAGCGACGGCGTTAATCTCGACAAGCCGGTGCCGCTGAAAGTCAAAGTAATAGTTGCCGGCAGCGACATGACCATCGATTTCTCCGAGATCAGCGAGCAAGTGGCGGGCTCGATCAATTCCGGCGAGTCGGGCGCGGTGGCGGCGGCGCGGGTCGCGTTCAAATCGTTAGTCGCACCCTATTCGCCTATCGACGAAGGCTGCTTTCGCGCTCTAAAAGTTATCATCCCGCCGGGAAAAATTTTGAGCGCCACCCCGCCGTCCCCGGTGGGTAACTGGAGCCGCACGCTGCCAACGGTGATCGATCTAATTCTCCGCGCGCTGGCGCCAGCGATGCCGGAGCGCGTCGCGGCGGGACATAAGGGCGACATGGGCGGCTACGCATTTTTCGGTGTCAATCCGAAAACCGGCAGAAGATTTCTCTGCCAGACGATCATGGGCGGCGGCTGGGGTGGACGCGCGCATGAAGACGGCGAGAACGCGACGGTATCGATGTGCCAGGGCGACGTGCAGAACGCGCCGGTGGAGTTGCAAGAAATTTATTATCCAGTCTTGATCGAGCGCCAACAATTGCGCGAGGGCAGCGGCGGCAGTGGAAAATTTCGCGGCGGCCTCGGCATCGAAGTTAGCGTGCGCGTGCTCTGCGACGCGTCGACCAATATCAACGTCGAACGCCAGCGCACCGCGCCTTGGGGATTGTTTGGCGGCGAGTGCGGCGAGAAGGCGAAAGCGTTGGTCAAACAATCGCCCGACGATCCGGGCATGTGGCTCACGAAAAAGCCGAACTATTCATTGAAGCAAGGCGGCAGCGTGACGTTCTTCACCGCGGGTGGCGGCGGGTACGGTGTCGTGCAAGAGCGCTCGGGAGAATTGATCGAGCGGGATGCGCGACTGGGTTACATGCCGGTGAAAATTAGTCGGTCGAGTGGCGGCGAGTGACATGCGAATGAATCGTTCAGAGCGAAGAAATCTTAACCCCCTCGCCCATTCCGATGGGAGAGGGCAGGGGTGAGGGCAAGGGCGACCGCCGGTCGCCCCTACAAGAGTCAAGGAAAAAGAAATGGCGAAACTGATGAAGAAAAAAATCACTCGGCGAGCTTTTTGCTCGCTGCTCTTGGCTCTTCCCTTTTCTGCTCGGGCGCAGCAGCCGAAGAAAGTTCCGCTCGTAGGGTATCTATCGTCGGGCAATGCAGCTAGTGAATCCGCCCGTTCCGAAGGAATTCGGCTAGCTCTGCGCGCGCGTGGCTACATAGAAGGACAGAACATTGCTACGGAGTACCGATATGGGGAGGGAAGGAACGATCGGCTTCCTGCGCTCGCGGCCGAGCTGGTGCGACTCAAGGTTGATATCTTCGTGGTAGCAGGAGGGACACCGGCGGTCCGAGTGGCCAAGAACGCGACCAAGACGATTCCCATAGTTATGGTGGGCGGTGGTACCGATCCTGTCGAGTCAGGGCTGGTTGACAGCCTTGCCCATCCCGGCGGCAACGTCACGGGCGTTACAAACCTGACCAGAAAACTAGGCGGGAAACGACTCGATCTGCTCAAAGAAGCGCTTCCCAAAGTTGTCCGTGTCGCGGTTATCCACGAAACTGCCAGTCCGGCTACTGCAATCGAGCTGAAAGAGATCCAGGCTGCGGCGCACGCGTTGAAGTTGACTATCTAGCCTTGGGAGATGCGAACTGCGGAAGATTTCGAGAAGGTATTCGCGGCATTAAACAAGCAACGCCCGGATGGACTCTACGTGCTCGATAGCCCACTACTGGGTGTTAACCGAAAACGGATCGTGGACTTTGCGTTAAAGAGGCGGTTGCCGTCGACGTACCAGAGCAGAGACGCTGTAGAGGCGGGCGGGCTCATGTACTACGGGGCGGACCAAACGGAAAGTTACCAGCGCATCGCGTATTATGTGGACAGAATCTTGAAGGGAGCTAAGCCCGCCGATCTGCCGGTGGAGCAGCCGATGCGGTTTGAGTTCATCATCAATTTGAAGACGGCTAAGCAGATCGGCGTGAACATCGATCCGAATGTAATGGCGCGGGCGACCAAGTTGATCAAGTGAATCGAGATCCTTCACGTTCGCTCAGAGCTTGCCCTGAGACGATCGAAGGGACAAGTTTTAGATTTTTGTCTGCGGGGCCGCTTTGTTGCGATATAAGAAAGCTGTTGAGTCAAACCGCGAGAAGGAAGTAAGCTTTGTGGTAAAAGGGTGAACGAACGATGAAGACGAACCACGTCAAAGACAACCTGCCGAAGGAGAAGATCGCCGAGTTCTGCCGCCGTCATCACATTCGCAAGCTGGCGGTGTTTGGCTCGGCGTTGCGAGAAGATTTTCGCCCCGACAGCGACCTGGACGTGCTGGTGGAGTTCGATCCGGAGCACACCCCTGGTCTGGCGTTTTTTGGGATGGAGCACGAGCTTTCCGAATTGCTCGGACGAAAGGTAGACTTGAACACGCCGCAGTTTCTGAGCCCCTACTTCCGCGACAAAGTGCTGGCAGAGGCGGAGGTGCAATATGCCGAGCCACGACACTAGCGTGCGGTTGCGCCACATGCTCGACGCGGCGCGCGAGGCGGCGCAAATGGCGCAGGGCAGGACTCGCGCGGATTTGGATACTGACCGTCCTCTCAACCTTTCGTTGGTGCGCTTGCTGGAGATCGTCGGCGAAGCAGCGAGCCGCGTTCCGGTTGGTGAGCGCGCACAATACTCTGGCATTCCGTGGGTGCAGATCGTCGGCCTTCGCAACCGGCTCATCCACGGCTACGACAACGTCGACTTCGACATTCTCTGGGAGATCGTCACCCAAGATCTCACGCCTCTGATTGCTGAATTGGAGAAGATATTTTCTTCGACGCCGTAGGGACGAAAAAACTGCTTCAACAGCGAGCACGGCACCTTTTGATAGCGACCAAGCGGATCGGCCTGACGATTCCGCCGGAGGTGCGAGTGGATAAAGTGATCAGAAATCAGAAATAATTTTTCGATTGCCACTTCCCTCTCCCGCAAAGTGGGAGAGGGCGAGGGTGAAGAAAAAATCAATCGAGGGAAAACACATGCATAAAAA contains:
- a CDS encoding DUF86 domain-containing protein produces the protein MLDAAREAAQMAQGRTRADLDTDRPLNLSLVRLLEIVGEAASRVPVGERAQYSGIPWVQIVGLRNRLIHGYDNVDFDILWEIVTQDLTPLIAELEKIFSSTP
- a CDS encoding nucleotidyltransferase translates to MKTNHVKDNLPKEKIAEFCRRHHIRKLAVFGSALREDFRPDSDLDVLVEFDPEHTPGLAFFGMEHELSELLGRKVDLNTPQFLSPYFRDKVLAEAEVQYAEPRH
- a CDS encoding amidohydrolase, with the translated sequence MEVKFGLFSCDSHAQLDRDAWTKRLSKAKWGERIPQIVEVDEAGKKVDRWMVNGKVRSEWVCNCPAAMEGGVARGYYPKRWEEVPKIVYDPTERLKALDDDRVDGEVLYPNGPVSNFAFLQADAEFELTCVQAYNDALAEWRQVSDRYVPVAIIPYMSDIDVVVAEVERAVKLGHRGVVMLAEPAFTKKGLRRMNDPFWEPLWACCADLGVPMHWHGSSGLVEQLSLPKWDGFTKKEFHTVSTSRLCATPAQLIPNLIFSGILDRHPRLNWACAETGFGWVSYVLEASDHEWEQRQLWKEGIKTKPSEVFRRQIYVDFWYEKAGIELRELVGVDNIMWESDYPHIAATYPKSWSFVEASLVGVPEDERKKMCYGNALRLYGLV
- a CDS encoding extracellular solute-binding protein: MIRFIALLLLSIIALPLDAKTAEVDLARKEGEVVLYTTMVLSDFQVFQRAIAKRYPFLKVNHVRLGAATLAVRAIAEFRAGKQLTDVFGHTPDSMNYLRDIGLLAQYVSPEVKFLHQGYMDPKGFWTGINTDILVTGVNTTQMSLAKAPRSYADYLKPEYKGKIAFHIGTNNPLIGMTELRGEEKALAFMRAFAKQGLIAHNGYTKISQLLAAGEFPIVAFMQVTKLEKIRERGGPVDWLTLDPSFATVSSVAIAKNAPHPNAARLLVDFYLSEEGQKALREIDKIPLRKGVEADSKRVAELVERTPHVIKYEGDAGKQIKLFNEIFLGR
- a CDS encoding amidohydrolase; the encoded protein is MTTTNSFISVDEHVQEHLDVWTKRLSSAKWGKRIPHVEENSNGVERWFVDGREVPLNGVADCGAAMAERTNNPQRWSEVPSVVYDPKERLKAMDAAGIDHAVLYPTIAGVGGQTFGCIEDSELELACVQAYNDWVIEEWARVSPRFIPQCIVPLFPADAAVREIRRCVANGHRGVIYPSIPMELRAVPHINDAAYDPIWAVCQELNVPICFHAGASSKIQIPAYEGYSPTLAAAVQSITRPASSVSVLVNLLISKILMRFPSLKVVLAESGLGWGAYLLEYTDFQATGDQLPQNGYELMPSALFKRQCYLVGWYDRASLRVRDYIGTENILWSSQFPQATSTWPNTQAALAKSFDGVSESDKRKILWHNAAKLYKIERTG
- a CDS encoding hydantoinase B/oxoprolinase family protein → MALSPVNPITVEVVRNGLAHIANEMATVLRKTSYNMMIYEVRDYCVGIVDPDGNILSQNFGALPIFLADLGPAIVDGVRMHGRDGFRPGDVLLMNHPYVCGQHLNNVVVYTPFFHDGELVAFLAVRAHWIDIGGRPMGFGFSGTREVYEEGLQFRSLKLYRGEQLNQEIFQIITDNVRFAESSLGDLRAQIAACRVGDRGLGGLVSRYRLNSFLQCVRKIWQQSEALAREQVARIKPGSYAAEALFDSDGVNLDKPVPLKVKVIVAGSDMTIDFSEISEQVAGSINSGESGAVAAARVAFKSLVAPYSPIDEGCFRALKVIIPPGKILSATPPSPVGNWSRTLPTVIDLILRALAPAMPERVAAGHKGDMGGYAFFGVNPKTGRRFLCQTIMGGGWGGRAHEDGENATVSMCQGDVQNAPVELQEIYYPVLIERQQLREGSGGSGKFRGGLGIEVSVRVLCDASTNINVERQRTAPWGLFGGECGEKAKALVKQSPDDPGMWLTKKPNYSLKQGGSVTFFTAGGGGYGVVQERSGELIERDARLGYMPVKISRSSGGE